The following coding sequences are from one Streptomyces sp. NBC_01294 window:
- a CDS encoding tautomerase family protein, protein MPIISVTTWPSEDDDKCRELVEELTETVHRVTGAPRDRITVYVQEVPRNRWSEGGAMGSDPDFARLSRAGGV, encoded by the coding sequence ATGCCGATCATTTCCGTGACGACCTGGCCCAGCGAGGACGACGACAAGTGCCGCGAGCTCGTGGAAGAGCTGACGGAGACCGTACACCGGGTCACCGGAGCGCCGCGGGACCGGATCACCGTCTACGTCCAGGAGGTGCCGCGAAACCGCTGGTCCGAAGGCGGCGCGATGGGGTCCGACCCGGATTTCGCGCGGCTCAGCCGGGCCGGCGGCGTCTGA
- a CDS encoding spherulation-specific family 4 protein — MMYDTHEEKDPMLLVPLYEHPAERPEAWERLIRSAGRLHSVVLNPDSGPGAAPDERFAVVAERLREAGVPVLGYADTDYGRRPHAAVVQDLLRHRDWYATDGAFLDQASADPELLPHYGRLAVAARAAGARTLVLNHGVHPHPGYAELADLLVTFEGPWDAYRDAAAVPPPWTADHPAQRFCHLVYAVPPGALAARLAEELAAERGAGVHCAVPGSGAHPWGTLPYALEAAG; from the coding sequence ATGATGTACGACACGCACGAGGAGAAGGACCCCATGCTGCTGGTGCCCCTCTACGAGCACCCCGCCGAACGGCCCGAGGCCTGGGAGCGGCTCATCCGCTCCGCGGGCCGGCTGCACTCGGTGGTGCTCAACCCCGACAGCGGGCCGGGCGCCGCGCCCGACGAGCGGTTCGCGGTCGTCGCCGAGCGGCTCCGGGAGGCGGGCGTGCCGGTCCTCGGCTACGCCGACACCGACTACGGGCGGCGCCCGCACGCCGCGGTGGTGCAGGACCTGCTGCGCCACCGCGACTGGTACGCCACCGACGGGGCCTTCCTCGACCAGGCCTCCGCCGACCCGGAACTGCTCCCGCACTACGGGCGGCTCGCGGTCGCCGCCCGGGCGGCGGGCGCCCGTACGCTCGTCCTCAACCACGGGGTCCACCCGCACCCCGGCTACGCCGAACTCGCCGACCTGCTCGTCACCTTCGAGGGCCCGTGGGACGCCTACCGGGACGCGGCCGCCGTACCGCCCCCCTGGACCGCGGACCACCCCGCCCAGCGCTTCTGCCACCTCGTGTACGCCGTCCCGCCGGGCGCGCTCGCCGCCCGGCTCGCGGAGGAGCTCGCGGCCGAACGGGGCGCGGGCGTGCACTGCGCCGTCCCGGGGAGCGGCGCGCACCCGTGGGGGACCCTCCCGTACGCGCTGGAGGCGGCGGGATGA
- a CDS encoding AfsA-related hotdog domain-containing protein yields the protein MSEADVFPIVEELRHRGLDRIHIRLQPSTLSGAGEVHKHQVANALIADLHQVDDSLFGAGLRLHNDNELLLDHQTGQHVQGMVAIEASRQMFLAVTERFFAAQWPQRKYYFVIEHMNTAFENFLFPLCSTIEYRITESRTQDPSRLSFSAEVGIHQAGRRAAFTQLAFTAFDTDVIEAKEDRRARRAVEHTLRAPADALSGV from the coding sequence GTGTCCGAGGCCGATGTGTTCCCCATCGTCGAGGAACTGCGTCATCGCGGCCTGGACCGCATACACATCCGGCTTCAGCCCTCCACCCTCAGCGGAGCCGGCGAGGTCCACAAACACCAGGTCGCCAACGCCCTGATCGCGGATCTGCACCAGGTGGACGACTCGCTCTTCGGCGCCGGACTGCGGCTGCACAACGACAATGAGCTCCTGCTCGACCACCAGACCGGCCAGCATGTGCAGGGCATGGTCGCCATCGAGGCGTCCAGACAGATGTTCCTCGCCGTGACCGAGCGGTTCTTCGCCGCCCAGTGGCCGCAGCGCAAGTACTACTTCGTCATCGAGCACATGAACACCGCCTTCGAGAACTTTCTGTTCCCGCTGTGTTCGACCATCGAGTACCGGATCACCGAGTCCCGCACGCAGGACCCGTCCCGGCTCTCCTTCAGCGCTGAGGTCGGCATCCACCAGGCCGGCCGCCGCGCCGCCTTCACCCAGCTGGCCTTCACCGCCTTCGACACCGACGTGATCGAGGCCAAGGAGGACCGGCGCGCCCGCCGGGCCGTCGAGCACACGCTCCGGGCCCCGGCCGACGCCCTCTCCGGCGTCTGA
- a CDS encoding MFS transporter, with protein MTQTSTTPAQNGQRTVAPDNPGASPLRAWLAVIALGLGTFSFVTTETLPIGLLPSIGAGLDVSVGTAGFLVTGFAAVAAITAAPLTTLCGRIDRKWLLAGLLVLYVAGNLLAVIATSYGVLLGARVLVALAHGVFWSIAAAIAVRLVPERHAVRATALVLGGISLASVLGVPLGTMIGQRSGWHTAFAAVAAIGFVVLVAVLFLLPSLPAQGTGSLAALPRVLRNSRLRAAVAVTALVMIGHFLAFTYIAPYLEQVTGISEGMVGVLLLVFGAAGFAGNFVAGAVVGRSVHGTLVGALVLMTGSLALLWAFGDSRPAAITLLVLWGLAFAALPVGLQTWVLQLAKEESDAASSLYVAAFNGAIAVGALAGGLLVDSAAGPRAVTAVAAVLTACALLTLLLSARSARTHNPAPARTRTNA; from the coding sequence ATGACACAGACCTCAACCACTCCCGCCCAGAACGGACAGCGCACCGTCGCACCCGATAATCCCGGCGCCTCACCGCTGCGCGCCTGGCTGGCCGTGATCGCCCTCGGGCTGGGCACGTTCTCCTTCGTCACCACCGAGACACTTCCCATCGGGCTGCTGCCGTCCATCGGCGCGGGCCTGGACGTCTCCGTGGGCACCGCCGGCTTCCTCGTCACCGGCTTCGCCGCCGTCGCCGCGATCACCGCGGCGCCGCTGACCACCCTGTGCGGGCGCATCGACCGCAAATGGCTGCTTGCCGGACTCCTGGTGCTGTACGTCGCGGGCAACCTGCTGGCCGTGATCGCCACCTCCTACGGGGTGCTCCTGGGCGCCCGGGTGCTGGTGGCGCTCGCCCATGGCGTCTTCTGGTCGATCGCCGCGGCCATCGCGGTCCGTCTGGTCCCCGAGCGGCACGCCGTGCGGGCCACCGCCCTCGTCCTCGGCGGAATCTCGCTGGCCTCGGTGCTCGGCGTCCCGCTGGGCACCATGATCGGCCAGCGGTCCGGCTGGCACACCGCGTTCGCCGCCGTCGCCGCGATCGGCTTCGTCGTACTGGTCGCCGTGCTTTTCCTGCTGCCCAGCCTGCCCGCCCAGGGCACGGGGAGCCTGGCCGCCCTGCCGCGCGTCCTGCGCAACAGCCGGCTGCGCGCCGCCGTCGCGGTCACCGCGCTGGTGATGATCGGCCATTTCCTCGCCTTCACTTACATCGCCCCGTACCTGGAGCAGGTCACCGGCATCAGCGAAGGCATGGTCGGTGTGCTGCTGCTGGTCTTCGGAGCCGCCGGATTCGCCGGCAACTTCGTCGCGGGCGCCGTCGTCGGCCGCTCGGTGCACGGCACCCTGGTCGGCGCGCTCGTCCTGATGACCGGCTCGCTCGCCCTGCTGTGGGCCTTCGGTGACTCGCGGCCCGCGGCGATCACCCTGCTCGTCCTGTGGGGCCTGGCCTTCGCGGCCCTGCCCGTGGGCCTGCAGACCTGGGTGCTGCAGCTCGCCAAGGAGGAGTCCGACGCCGCCTCGTCGCTGTACGTGGCCGCCTTCAACGGCGCCATTGCCGTGGGGGCCCTGGCCGGCGGCCTCCTTGTGGACTCCGCCGCCGGACCGCGCGCCGTGACCGCCGTCGCCGCCGTGCTGACCGCCTGCGCCCTGCTCACCCTGCTGCTCTCCGCCCGCAGCGCGCGCACCCACAACCCCGCACCCGCCAGGACCCGTACGAACGCCTGA
- a CDS encoding endo alpha-1,4 polygalactosaminidase → MRRPRRLGLLLAVPLLLLAACTATPQDDEGDDGDGTYPWPEQAPGERWQPPPGVGWQWQLTGRLDTSVKAPVYDVDGFTTTKEQVAALKKAGRKTICYLSTGAWEDFRPDADAFPKDLLGKGNGWTGERWVDIRRVAELEPLMAKRFDMCRDKGFDAVEPDNMDAYRNTSGFPLTADDQLRYNRLIAKLAHDRGLAVGLKNDLDQIPELVGDFDFAVNEQCAQYDECERLTPFIAAGKAVFHAEYELPTGRFCARSRELKLSSLEKKYELGAWRRACR, encoded by the coding sequence ATGAGACGGCCGCGACGCCTGGGACTGCTGCTGGCCGTACCGCTCCTGCTGCTCGCCGCCTGTACGGCCACGCCGCAGGACGACGAGGGGGACGACGGGGACGGCACGTACCCGTGGCCCGAACAGGCACCGGGGGAGCGCTGGCAGCCCCCGCCCGGGGTCGGCTGGCAGTGGCAGCTCACCGGCAGGCTCGACACCTCGGTGAAGGCGCCGGTGTACGACGTCGACGGGTTCACCACCACCAAGGAGCAGGTCGCCGCGCTGAAGAAGGCCGGACGCAAGACCATCTGCTACCTGTCCACCGGCGCCTGGGAGGACTTCCGGCCGGACGCCGACGCGTTCCCGAAGGACCTGCTCGGCAAGGGCAACGGCTGGACGGGCGAGCGCTGGGTGGACATCCGGCGCGTGGCCGAGCTGGAGCCGCTGATGGCCAAGCGGTTCGACATGTGCCGGGACAAGGGCTTCGACGCGGTGGAGCCGGACAACATGGACGCCTACCGCAACACCTCCGGCTTCCCGCTCACGGCGGACGACCAGCTGCGCTACAACCGGCTGATCGCGAAGCTCGCCCACGACCGGGGGCTGGCGGTGGGCCTGAAGAACGACCTCGACCAGATCCCGGAGCTGGTCGGCGACTTCGACTTCGCGGTGAACGAGCAGTGCGCGCAGTACGACGAGTGCGAGCGGCTGACGCCGTTCATCGCGGCGGGGAAGGCCGTCTTCCACGCGGAGTACGAACTGCCGACGGGCCGCTTCTGCGCACGCTCGCGGGAACTGAAACTGAGCTCCCTGGAGAAGAAGTACGAACTGGGCGCCTGGCGGCGTGCCTGCCGTTAG
- a CDS encoding HAD family hydrolase yields the protein MTSRSYLVFADVDETLIHCKSMFDFLRYHLTGRHGAAGTAEHDRLLAGFRRAADAGTPREQINRAYYAAYAGESVATIAAWGERWFADRAADGLFIDTTRDALRAHREAGAELVLVSGSFPACLDPVARAVGAGHLLCSRPVVEADGPAGPGGGGTYTGLIETPMIGAQKAVAVRRFLAARPEIDPRDCYAYGDHPSDLPMLECVGHPVAVGDDPALRALLDARPSPTPLEHQP from the coding sequence ATGACCTCTCGTTCCTACCTTGTCTTCGCCGACGTGGACGAGACCCTGATCCACTGCAAGAGCATGTTCGACTTCCTGCGGTACCACCTGACCGGCCGGCACGGCGCCGCGGGGACGGCCGAGCACGACCGGCTCCTCGCCGGCTTCCGGCGGGCCGCCGACGCCGGCACGCCGCGCGAGCAGATCAACCGCGCCTACTACGCCGCCTACGCGGGTGAATCCGTTGCCACCATCGCCGCCTGGGGCGAGCGCTGGTTCGCGGACCGCGCCGCGGACGGTCTGTTCATCGACACGACCCGCGACGCGCTGCGCGCCCACCGCGAGGCCGGTGCCGAACTCGTCCTGGTCTCGGGTTCGTTCCCCGCCTGCCTGGACCCCGTCGCGCGGGCCGTCGGCGCCGGGCACCTGCTGTGCAGCCGCCCCGTCGTCGAGGCGGACGGCCCGGCCGGCCCGGGTGGTGGCGGTACGTACACGGGGCTGATCGAGACCCCGATGATCGGTGCGCAGAAGGCGGTCGCGGTCCGTCGGTTCCTCGCCGCCCGGCCGGAGATCGACCCGCGGGATTGCTACGCGTACGGCGATCACCCATCCGACCTGCCGATGCTCGAATGCGTCGGCCACCCGGTCGCGGTCGGCGACGACCCCGCGCTGCGAGCCCTGCTCGACGCCCGGCCCTCCCCCACTCCTTTGGAGCACCAGCCGTGA
- a CDS encoding 3-oxoacyl-ACP synthase III family protein — protein sequence MTVYSPATSTVGIVGTGSYLPSDIVPNSEVAERAGVTSEWIVRKTGIRERRRAAPHEATSDLATAAARAAMDDAGICERDIAWVIVATSTPDYPQPATACLVQDRIGATQAAAFDINAVCAGFVFALQTGAQLLAGISEHSEAKYALVVGADVYSRILDHSDRKTAVLFGDGAGAVVLGPARPGFGIVGTGTSTDGSLHALIGVQAGGSRHPASAGTLANGQHFFKMQGREVRDFVNERLPSAVQGVLAAHDVDPAAVRHFVPHQANGVMVGEVIPSLGLPNAQAHLPVDLHGNTGAASIPLALDQANRSGALLDGHLVLLAGFGGGMGVGTALIRWDAESPKHLPRERAAQLVGSVAR from the coding sequence GTGACCGTGTACTCACCAGCAACGTCAACCGTCGGCATCGTCGGAACCGGCTCGTACCTCCCGAGCGACATCGTGCCCAACTCCGAGGTCGCCGAACGGGCCGGGGTCACCTCCGAGTGGATCGTCCGCAAGACCGGCATTCGCGAGCGCCGCCGCGCCGCGCCGCACGAAGCGACCTCTGACCTGGCCACCGCCGCCGCGCGGGCCGCGATGGACGACGCCGGGATCTGCGAACGCGACATCGCCTGGGTGATCGTGGCGACCTCCACCCCCGACTACCCGCAGCCGGCCACCGCCTGTCTGGTGCAGGACCGGATCGGCGCGACGCAGGCCGCCGCCTTCGACATCAACGCCGTCTGCGCCGGCTTCGTCTTCGCCCTGCAGACCGGTGCGCAGCTGCTGGCCGGGATCAGCGAGCACAGCGAGGCCAAGTACGCACTGGTCGTGGGCGCGGACGTCTACTCGCGGATCCTGGACCACAGCGACCGCAAGACCGCGGTGCTGTTCGGGGACGGTGCGGGAGCCGTCGTACTCGGCCCGGCCCGCCCCGGATTCGGCATCGTCGGTACCGGTACCAGCACCGACGGCAGCCTCCACGCGCTGATCGGGGTCCAGGCGGGCGGCAGCCGCCACCCCGCCTCGGCCGGCACCCTCGCCAACGGCCAGCACTTCTTCAAGATGCAGGGGCGTGAGGTCCGCGACTTCGTCAACGAGCGCCTGCCATCGGCCGTCCAAGGGGTGCTGGCCGCGCACGACGTGGATCCGGCCGCGGTCAGGCACTTCGTTCCGCACCAGGCCAACGGCGTGATGGTCGGCGAGGTCATCCCCAGCCTCGGGCTGCCCAACGCCCAGGCCCACCTTCCGGTCGACCTGCACGGCAACACCGGCGCCGCCTCGATACCGCTCGCGCTCGACCAGGCCAACCGGTCCGGCGCGCTGCTGGACGGCCATCTGGTGCTGCTGGCCGGCTTCGGCGGTGGCATGGGGGTCGGCACGGCCCTGATCCGCTGGGACGCCGAGTCCCCCAAGCACCTGCCACGCGAGCGCGCGGCGCAGCTCGTCGGGAGCGTCGCCCGGTGA
- a CDS encoding carboxymuconolactone decarboxylase family protein, giving the protein MSTPCPGTEHDNDRMERGLRTLRRIEAAERPGILDGFQDVAPGFGELVVGFAFGDICSRPGLELPTRQLVTVAALTALGNAAPQLEFHVRGARNVGCDRREIVETVLRLSGYAGFPATLEALGVVRSVFAAEGAGVPSAERSERGLRTLRALDGDGGVCEQVLASVRALDPDLADDLVESAFGHLDPVTSRGGLDPLTRAIVAVAACTALGTLRPQLTAQVHAILDAGGTPQDAVETILQMAVYAGVPAAVNGLNAARDVFRTR; this is encoded by the coding sequence ATGAGCACCCCCTGCCCCGGCACCGAGCACGACAACGACCGCATGGAGCGCGGGCTGCGGACGCTGCGCCGGATCGAGGCCGCCGAGCGGCCCGGCATCCTCGACGGTTTCCAGGACGTGGCCCCCGGCTTTGGTGAGCTGGTCGTCGGCTTCGCCTTCGGCGACATCTGCTCCCGCCCGGGCCTGGAGCTGCCTACCCGCCAGCTCGTCACCGTCGCGGCACTCACCGCGCTGGGCAACGCCGCCCCGCAGCTGGAGTTCCACGTACGGGGCGCACGCAACGTCGGGTGCGACCGCCGCGAGATCGTCGAAACGGTCCTGCGGCTGAGCGGCTACGCCGGTTTCCCCGCGACGCTGGAGGCGCTGGGCGTCGTCCGGTCCGTCTTCGCCGCCGAGGGCGCGGGCGTGCCGTCCGCCGAACGGTCCGAGCGCGGGCTGCGAACGCTGCGGGCCCTCGACGGCGACGGCGGTGTCTGCGAGCAGGTGCTGGCCTCCGTGCGCGCCCTCGACCCGGACCTCGCGGACGATCTCGTCGAGAGTGCCTTCGGCCACCTCGACCCCGTCACGTCGCGCGGCGGTCTCGACCCGCTCACCCGCGCAATCGTCGCCGTGGCCGCCTGCACCGCCCTGGGCACGCTCCGGCCGCAGCTCACGGCACAGGTGCACGCGATTCTCGACGCCGGCGGCACACCGCAGGACGCCGTCGAGACGATCCTGCAGATGGCCGTGTACGCCGGTGTCCCGGCGGCCGTGAACGGCCTCAACGCGGCGCGCGACGTCTTCCGCACGCGATGA
- a CDS encoding sensor histidine kinase — MRAHPLATDAVLAFGAFVAMVVGSFADPHGPHGPTFGTRTPEPFSLLLMLFGAAALVFRRRQPRAVLAVTCGLCLLELTTGEPRAPVAMCTVIALYTVAALTDRPTTWRIGLLTMAGLTGVAMLAGPLPWYAQENLGIFAWTGMAAAAGDAVRSRRAFVDAIRERAERAERTRDEEARRRVAEERLRIARDLHDVVAHHIALVNVQAGVAAHVMDKRPDQAKEALAHVRDASRSALNELRATVGLLRQSGDPEAPTEPAPGLSVLDELVDTFRHAGLPVEVIVQLDREAGPLPAAVDLAAYRVIQEALTNVRKHAGPGAKAEVSVVRVGPSVEVTVLDDGGGGGAEPPDAEPGGGHGLLGMRERTGALGGSCFAGPRYGGGYRVHATLPVS; from the coding sequence ATGCGGGCCCATCCGCTCGCCACCGACGCCGTGCTGGCCTTCGGGGCGTTCGTCGCCATGGTCGTCGGCTCCTTCGCCGACCCGCACGGGCCGCACGGGCCCACCTTCGGGACGCGCACCCCCGAGCCGTTCTCCCTGCTGCTGATGCTGTTCGGCGCGGCCGCCCTGGTGTTCCGGCGCCGGCAGCCGCGCGCCGTGCTCGCCGTCACCTGCGGGCTCTGCCTGCTGGAGCTGACCACCGGGGAGCCGAGGGCGCCCGTCGCCATGTGCACGGTGATCGCCCTGTACACGGTGGCGGCCCTCACCGACCGGCCGACGACCTGGCGGATCGGGCTGCTCACGATGGCGGGCCTGACGGGCGTGGCGATGCTCGCCGGGCCGCTGCCCTGGTACGCGCAGGAGAACCTCGGGATCTTCGCCTGGACCGGGATGGCCGCGGCCGCCGGGGACGCCGTGCGCAGCCGGCGGGCCTTCGTCGACGCCATCCGGGAGCGGGCCGAGCGGGCCGAGCGGACCCGGGACGAGGAGGCCCGGCGGCGGGTCGCCGAGGAGCGGCTGCGGATCGCCCGGGATCTGCACGACGTGGTGGCCCACCACATCGCCCTGGTCAACGTGCAGGCGGGGGTGGCCGCGCACGTCATGGACAAGCGCCCGGACCAGGCCAAGGAGGCCCTGGCCCACGTACGGGACGCCAGCCGGTCTGCGCTGAACGAGCTGCGGGCCACGGTCGGGCTGTTGCGGCAGTCCGGTGACCCGGAGGCGCCGACCGAGCCCGCGCCCGGGCTGAGCGTGCTGGACGAGCTGGTGGACACCTTCCGGCACGCCGGGCTGCCGGTGGAGGTGATCGTCCAGCTGGACCGCGAGGCGGGGCCGCTGCCGGCGGCGGTGGACCTGGCGGCGTACCGGGTGATCCAGGAGGCGCTGACGAACGTACGCAAGCACGCGGGGCCGGGGGCCAAGGCCGAGGTCAGCGTGGTGCGGGTGGGGCCGTCGGTGGAGGTGACGGTGCTCGACGACGGCGGCGGCGGCGGCGCGGAGCCTCCCGACGCGGAGCCCGGCGGCGGGCACGGGCTGCTCGGCATGCGCGAACGCACGGGCGCCCTGGGCGGCTCCTGCTTCGCCGGGCCGCGCTACGGGGGCGGCTACCGGGTCCACGCCACCCTGCCGGTGTCGTAG
- a CDS encoding aldo/keto reductase: MHQRTLGTSGLQVSAIGLGCMGMSAFYGTSDDTESVATIRRALDIGVTFFDTADAYAAGRNEALLGRALKGRRDEAVVATKFGIRGVGPGGTAGGAVIDSSPAYARQACDASLARLGVDTIDLYYVHRRNPDTPIEETVGAMAELVTAGKVRHLGLSEVNADTLRRAHAVHPITALQTEYSLWERDVETHIAPTARELGIGLVPYSPVGRGLLTGALTSLDQLDADDYRRTDPRFQGENLTRNLALVERVRALAGRIGCTPVQLALAWLLTRGPEVAPIPGTRRITRLEENAGAADLTLTAAQLDELEQAVPATAVAGERYAPAALRLLNT, encoded by the coding sequence ATGCACCAGCGCACCCTCGGCACCTCAGGACTCCAGGTCTCGGCGATCGGCCTCGGCTGCATGGGCATGTCGGCCTTCTACGGCACGAGCGACGACACCGAGTCGGTCGCCACGATCCGGCGCGCCCTCGACATCGGGGTGACGTTCTTCGACACCGCCGACGCCTACGCGGCCGGCCGGAACGAGGCACTGCTCGGCCGGGCCCTCAAGGGCCGCCGCGACGAGGCGGTGGTGGCGACCAAGTTCGGCATCCGCGGCGTCGGGCCCGGTGGCACGGCCGGCGGCGCCGTCATCGACTCCAGTCCCGCCTACGCCCGGCAGGCCTGCGACGCGTCGCTGGCCCGGCTGGGCGTGGACACCATCGACCTCTACTACGTGCACCGCCGCAACCCCGACACACCGATCGAGGAGACCGTCGGGGCCATGGCCGAACTCGTCACGGCCGGAAAGGTCCGGCATCTGGGGCTGTCGGAGGTCAACGCGGACACCCTGCGCCGTGCCCACGCCGTCCACCCCATCACCGCCCTGCAGACCGAGTACTCGCTGTGGGAGCGTGACGTGGAGACCCACATCGCACCCACAGCACGGGAGTTGGGCATCGGACTCGTGCCCTACTCACCGGTCGGCCGGGGTTTGCTCACGGGAGCCCTCACCTCACTCGACCAGCTGGACGCGGACGACTACCGCCGCACCGACCCGCGCTTCCAGGGCGAGAACCTCACGCGCAACCTCGCCCTGGTCGAACGGGTCCGGGCCCTGGCCGGCCGGATCGGCTGCACCCCGGTGCAGCTTGCCCTGGCCTGGCTGCTGACCCGTGGGCCGGAGGTCGCCCCGATTCCCGGCACCCGGCGCATCACCCGCCTGGAGGAGAACGCCGGAGCGGCCGACCTGACGCTCACCGCCGCACAGCTGGACGAGCTGGAGCAGGCCGTCCCGGCGACCGCGGTCGCCGGCGAGCGCTACGCCCCGGCGGCGCTGCGCCTGCTCAACACCTGA
- a CDS encoding TetR/AcrR family transcriptional regulator — translation MTKDSTRDTPTRLLDAARAEFAKFGIAGARVDRIAEQAAANKQRLYSYFGSKEQLFSTVLAHAYRELGEQVPMPTTREDLEHYVGQIFDYHRRDTSLVRLLAWEGLHYGDAEIPGEEERQAYYLSKNETLGKALSLTSPQEVGHLLMTLIGIASWPFVVEQQRRLMAGLVTGSEEGWDQLRASLTSYACAVINSRAPAPGLDASP, via the coding sequence ATGACCAAGGACTCAACCCGCGACACGCCGACCCGTCTCCTGGACGCGGCCCGTGCGGAGTTCGCCAAGTTCGGCATCGCAGGCGCCAGGGTGGACCGCATCGCTGAGCAGGCTGCGGCGAACAAGCAGCGCCTGTACTCGTACTTCGGCAGCAAGGAGCAGTTGTTCTCCACCGTCCTGGCGCACGCCTACCGGGAACTGGGCGAGCAGGTTCCGATGCCGACGACGCGGGAGGATCTCGAGCACTACGTCGGCCAGATCTTCGACTACCACCGCCGTGACACCAGTCTCGTGCGGCTCCTGGCCTGGGAGGGCCTGCACTACGGAGACGCCGAGATTCCCGGCGAGGAGGAGCGCCAGGCGTACTACCTGAGCAAGAACGAGACCCTCGGCAAGGCACTGTCCCTCACCTCGCCCCAAGAGGTCGGTCATCTGCTGATGACCCTGATCGGGATCGCCTCCTGGCCCTTCGTGGTGGAGCAGCAGCGCCGGCTGATGGCAGGTCTCGTGACCGGCTCCGAAGAAGGCTGGGACCAATTGCGCGCCAGCCTTACCTCGTACGCTTGCGCGGTCATCAACAGCCGCGCGCCGGCACCCGGCCTCGATGCTTCACCGTGA